From Candidatus Bathyarchaeum sp.:
TTTAGAACTAAATTTGTATATTTTCCACTTTGCATACTTGGCAAAAAAGAACATTTCTGTGTTTGCTTCGCCAACAATTTTGTCCACTATTGGATACGTGAAACGGTGTTTTTCGTCAAAAGTTGGTTTTAATGTTTCAATCTCTCAGCTAACAAACTTGTTAATAATATGCTTAACTTTTGGGTTTTTGGCTAAACTGCCCTCTTCTTCTTTTGAATCTTTTGATATATATTGTCTCTTTTTCTGCAAGAATCCACGAAGAGTTTAATCGCGTCTAGACCTCAAAAATAGGTTTGTTGATTTTTAAAGTATTATGGCGCGCCAAGTTGTACTGGTTATCTGTGTTTACAAAAAAATTGCATGTATTGCTGGTCTTTATTCTGGATTGGTATCTTGTACAGTCGGACACTCGGGTAAAAGATAAAAGTCCTGCTGTTTTTAGAGGAAGATATGTCAAAACCAATCTTCTCAGTAATTGCAACTGGGAGGGGTGAAACCGATACAAACGCCCTCAAAGAAACTTTCAACAACTGGGAGATTGCAAAAAAGGTTTTTGAAGAAAAAACCGGAAAAAGCCACGCCGTAGAATTTTTGGTGGCAGACGCCGGAGAAAACGCAGAGTTTCCTCAGATCAAGGATTTGCGGGTGATTTCTCCAAAAGAATATGAAGATTACCGCATAGACCTTTGGAAACAAGGAATAATCAAATACCCAAACTGGGATACCCCCGCAATAGGCAGAAATTTGGGCTTTAGGCACTCCAAGGGTCAGATGCTTGTTTTTAATGACATTGATTCCCTTGTTTCTACGGGCACAGAAATGGATGAAGAATACGTTTTTTCTGATCTAGACAAATACGAAAACTATTTTGAAGTAATGTATCAAGCTTTCAAACGCAAAGACATCATTGCCTCAGCCCCATCCCTGCGGCCTCGGGACAGCCGAAAACTTGGACGAAGATTTGGAATAATGGGAGCTAACTTTGTGACCCAATTTTCCCTTATGTTGCCCACTGTAAAGATTTTTGGGATCCCAATTATGGGACCTACTGTTCCTGGACCCAGCATGACCGTACGCAGAGATATTGCAGAAAAAATGTCTAACGGCAAATCCGGGCCCTACGATCCCGAACTGGGAATATCAGAAGACCAAAAAATTTCCCGACTTATGACCAAATATGGAAGAATATCTTACGAAAAATGTGCGGGAGTCTTCACCCGAACATACAGCAGAGTAAGTGAAGGTTTTGACATCGCAAAATCCTTGGGCTACGCAATCAAGGGTTCTACATATTACATTTTTCCGGGCTTGTTCAAGTACCGCAGACACGCTTTAACAATCTAAAAATTACGAGCTTTTTTCTTGAAGTTTTTTGACGGCTTCCTTTATTACATATTTTAATCCAGCTAATCCAACTGTTTTTTGTTCTTTGACTTCAAGACCGCTGTTGGAACTGAATTCTTCTATGTCACTTTTCAGTTCATTCAAGTTACCTAAAGAATCTACAATAATCAAACCATCAAGTTCCTTAAATTGCTCTTTGATATCTGCCAAGTTCCAATCAAAAATTTCTTTAAAGTTCTTAGTTTTCTTCAGGTTAGACGGCATCCAGCCCGGTGACAAATAGAAGTGACTATATTTCGGGTCAGCTTCCAGAAGTTTTTGGTGTCCTCCAAACAAACAGTCAATGCAATTCAGGGCGTCAACTTTAACGGCATTGTCATAGTTGTTGACTATTTTTTTGAGCCTTGGATGACACATGTCCCCGTAAATGACAACTATGCCCTTTTTGGGGTCTTTTGAGTGTTTTTCTAGAGCAGTGGTTACTGCTTTTTCTAGGTCAGAATAAACTGCGTGCAGACCAGCATCTAAAAATATGACATCAACGTCAAGTTGTTTTTCGTTGATGAGCCTTTCAATTTCTGCACGTAAAATACCGCAAGAAAGAAGAAGGGGACGGGTGTTGCGGGTCAAAATTTTGTTCCCGCTACTGTTTTTCTAGTTCTGCAATCCACGCGTCCAAATGTTCTCTGGCGTCTTCGTCGCCCATTTGTTCCATTGGGTGTTTCATCAAATACGCTGAAACATACTTGAGGTTGCCACTTACACCTTTGTCTAAGGCTAGTTGTGCACATCGGATGGCGTCGATTGCTACTCCGCCGGAGTTGGCTTTGTCGTCTACGTCGAGGCGGATTTCCATGTTGTACGGAATGTTTGCAAACATTCGTCCTTCAATTCTGATGAATGCAAGTTTAGTGTTACCCAAAAAGGGGATAAAGTCGCTTGGTCCAATATAGATGTCTTTGGCGTTGAGGCGCTGTTTTTCTGGAATTTGACTTTGCACAGATTCAGTTTTGCTGATTTTTTTGCTTTCCAGCCTTTCCCTTTCAAGCATGTTAGCAAAGTCCGTGTTTCCACCAACATTGATTTGGTATGTTCTATCGATGGTTGCCCCACGGTCCACACAAAGTTTGGCAAGGGTTCGATGAGTGATGGTTGCACCGATTACGCCTTTCACGTCGTCGCCGACGATAGGCAGTTTTGCGTCTTCAAACTTTTTGAGCCATTGTTTATTTGAGGCAATGAAAACCGGCATACAGTTGATGAATGCACATTTAGTTTTCAGGGCGATGTTTGCCCAGAATTCTACAGCTTTTTGGCTGCCTACAGGCAAATAGTTGATTAGGATTTGGGGTTTGGTTAGTTCGATTTCTTCGATTACTTCTTTTTCTAGTTCTTCGATGGTTTTGGTTTGGTTGATTGGTTTAATCATGGCGGCAACATAGATTCCTACCCCGTCAAGAATTGGGCTTTCTTTGACCTTTCTTGAGGTGCAATTAGATACATTATCAACCCAATCTACATAGTTGGGGTCAGAAAAGATTGCTTCATCTAGGGGTCTACCGACTTTGTTTTGTCCCACGTCGAAGGCACAAACAAATTCTAGGTCTTCTAGTCCATAGCCTCCGATTTTTTCGTGCATTAAACCGAGTTTTTCAATTTTGTTTCGTTTGTAGATTTCGATTCCTTGAGCTAAACCTGCAAAACAGTTTCCTACTCCAATTACGCCAACCCTGATTTTGCCCATGTGATCACATTCTTTATGTACTCTGACCAAATAGGAACCAGTTCTTCTTTATTTCTTTCGGTCAAACAAGAAAAAAACATCCCCCAAAGCCGTTTCACAAGACCATTTCTGTTACGCAAAAGCAGCTTTTTCCTTGATTTAGTGCCTTTTCTTAAGAACGTCAAAAAAATAGGCGACAATGGGTGCACTAGCGACATATACTACACTTCTAACAGCCACCAAAATACAATGCAGGTTTATCATCAGATTTTCCACGTTGCTGCAAGAAAGCAGGTGACAGTCCTTCACTACTTCCAGAAACTTCTTTGACACTCAAATCTCCAATAGTGAAACTAGTACCAGAAGCAGAACCCCCAGTGATGTAAGCAAGACAATAAAGAGCTGCAAGGTCCGTAATGCAAGCTGCTTGTCCAGAAGTACAGTTTGAGTAATCAATTTCCAAGCCAGTTTCTAGTTCTACCTCGACTTCGGCATCTGCAATAAACTCTAAAACCTTCACATCAGGAATATCAGAAGCAGACAAGTTAACCCGATCTCTCACACGATCAGCAGTCACAGAAGCCAAGAACTCTCACCTACTCGTTGATTCCATCAACTCTTTTGCAGTGGTTATGAGTTGCTGCACTTCATCTTCTGAAAGCTTGTCGTCCTCAATAGCTGCAACAAGTTCACAAAGAAGCTTAGAAAACAGCTTAGACTTGTTTACCCAGTGCCTATATTTCACTCCCAAAAACATAGAAGCAACGGACAGAATCGCAGTTACCAAAATCATAAAAGATGCAGTGTCCATGACTTAAACTCTAAAAGAAGGTAGATTTAAGATATTTTGGCAGAAAAAACCATGATATTAGAACTAATTAATAAAATATTATTAAAAAAACGTTAATAAAATTTTAAGATAATTAAATCCATATTTGCATTGTTACTTACAAAGCTGGTCATATGAAAAACAGAATCACAAAAAAAGGAGAGGGAGAGGTTTTGTTTATTTTTTGCTTTTGTGGATGAGATAGATTGCGACGGATATTATTATCCCTACAATTGCAACAATTGTAACGTGCCCAAAATCTATGGGGATACTTGAGCTTGATGATTCTTTCGGCTCTTGGTTTGACAGATCAGATGAAGGGTTCGTTTCAGTATCATCAGGTATTGTTGATGATTGTGTTGACGGAGTTGTTGTTTCCGGTAAATCTTCTGAAGAAATCAGACCTCCAATCATTTGCATATGCCCGTAAAAGATTTCACCTGTGTCAGCCCAGATATTATATGTAACACCATAAACTGTACCAGCATAGATTTTATCAAATGTTAAGCTAACCTGCCAGTACGGATACAGAACCAGTGGTTCTTTGGGTGCAGATAACAATGTTGTGCTTGTACGGTTATCAAGTACAGTGACGTTTCCTATTTCAACGTTTTCTACAGTCCAAGAAATATTTTTCACTTGTTGCATTGCGATACTAATTACTTCTTCTTTTGAAAACTTTACGTCAGTGCTACCGATTTTGTTGTAACGGTCATCAATCATTCCAAACTCGCCATTGGACCGAAAAGTAAAACTAATTTTTGTATACTCGGCTCCATTGAACGTGTTCATCCAGCTAAAACTTGTTTCTTTCATTTCAAGGCTTTTTAGCTCAAATTTAACGTTACTTGTTGTAATCGTTATGTTTTTCACTTCGTTGACACTTGACACCATTTCTTTATAATATTGAATCGTTGAATCTCCAAGATAATTTTGGTAGTTTTCAAGGAAAGCATTAGTACGTTCAATGAAGTTAGCTGATTGAGTTTCACTGTATAACGGTGAACCCTCTAGTATAGATGTTTTACACCAGCTTAAAGTCCCGTTCTTAAATGTTAAAAGCACTTTTAGTTTGCTGTCTTTTGATTCAAGAATGTATCGCGGATTCTCCATAGAAAGCCCACCTAAATCGTCAGGAAAGCTTATAGCGTTATTTAGAAGGGTGACATTGTAACGATCCAAATCTAGTAGTAACACATCGCTTATGAAAGTCAAAGACTTGTCTTGAATTGTTGATTCAGTTGAATGCACCATAGATACATTCAGTGCAGAAATTGATAAAGCAATCACAAGAATTAAAAGAACTCCAAGATTTTTATTTTTAGTCATTGTATTCACCCTGTTGGAATAAAATTGTCGCCATTGCCGAAGACTTCCATCTCCGTGTTCCATGTTTCACTTATTGGAGCGGGAAGCCATGCACCCCATCCATCGTAAAGTATAGTATTACTAAAATAATTTTCACCGTATGCGCTACTTGATGCATAATCGAGTGCTTCATTTATCGAATCTCCACTGATTAACGCACTATAATAGAAAGCTTCAACAAAATCGCTTAAAAGCTTGTTGCTGTACCCTGTCACGTTTGATAATGGTGGTGAAAAAGTCTCAAATCCTATAAAGCAATAGTCCGTACTATCTGCGTCACCGTAGCCATCATCGCTTAGTACACTATCATCTTGGTGGGTCCAAGCGTAAGCCCAACCCACAGGTCCAGTCCCTTCATAGTACATGGAACCTCCAAGCGGCATGTCTTGATCATAATACCC
This genomic window contains:
- a CDS encoding DUF1638 domain-containing protein, with product MTRNTRPLLLSCGILRAEIERLINEKQLDVDVIFLDAGLHAVYSDLEKAVTTALEKHSKDPKKGIVVIYGDMCHPRLKKIVNNYDNAVKVDALNCIDCLFGGHQKLLEADPKYSHFYLSPGWMPSNLKKTKNFKEIFDWNLADIKEQFKELDGLIIVDSLGNLNELKSDIEEFSSNSGLEVKEQKTVGLAGLKYVIKEAVKKLQEKSS
- a CDS encoding inositol-3-phosphate synthase; its protein translation is MGKIRVGVIGVGNCFAGLAQGIEIYKRNKIEKLGLMHEKIGGYGLEDLEFVCAFDVGQNKVGRPLDEAIFSDPNYVDWVDNVSNCTSRKVKESPILDGVGIYVAAMIKPINQTKTIEELEKEVIEEIELTKPQILINYLPVGSQKAVEFWANIALKTKCAFINCMPVFIASNKQWLKKFEDAKLPIVGDDVKGVIGATITHRTLAKLCVDRGATIDRTYQINVGGNTDFANMLERERLESKKISKTESVQSQIPEKQRLNAKDIYIGPSDFIPFLGNTKLAFIRIEGRMFANIPYNMEIRLDVDDKANSGGVAIDAIRCAQLALDKGVSGNLKYVSAYLMKHPMEQMGDEDAREHLDAWIAELEKQ